From Catenulispora sp. MAP5-51, one genomic window encodes:
- a CDS encoding PE-PPE domain-containing protein, whose product MSNPGKRIQRTAAAAVLAISGLAAAPGAAHAASAHHYYIEIGGTGAQADAPACTYSYTYANQHLGGGIPVPVCYPASGGPFVGSHNEVPDLFAPSFGDSVSQGYQNALAAIEDVYHADPTAKFTVTGYSQGAWVGDLLLQTIADGGTDIPASQVDGMLYADPMQPVTGLWHLVPAGIPLPLIAISPGTGPDEFSGVPVMRFCIHTDGVCDATSLDSVPGVFAQHPHYWQDGNIMTQTLSHDGGDGITWYPAT is encoded by the coding sequence ATGTCGAACCCTGGCAAGCGCATCCAGCGCACCGCCGCCGCGGCGGTGCTCGCAATCTCCGGCCTGGCCGCCGCGCCCGGCGCCGCGCATGCTGCGAGCGCACATCACTACTACATCGAGATCGGCGGCACCGGCGCCCAGGCGGACGCGCCGGCCTGCACCTACAGCTACACCTACGCCAACCAGCACCTGGGCGGCGGCATCCCGGTCCCGGTGTGCTACCCGGCCAGCGGCGGCCCGTTCGTCGGCAGCCACAACGAGGTGCCCGACCTGTTCGCCCCCAGCTTCGGCGACAGCGTGAGCCAGGGCTACCAGAACGCCCTGGCCGCGATCGAGGACGTCTACCACGCCGACCCGACCGCCAAGTTCACCGTCACCGGCTACTCCCAGGGCGCCTGGGTCGGGGACCTGCTGCTGCAGACCATCGCCGACGGCGGCACCGACATCCCCGCCTCTCAGGTCGACGGCATGCTCTACGCCGACCCCATGCAGCCGGTCACCGGCCTTTGGCACCTGGTCCCGGCCGGCATCCCGCTGCCGCTGATCGCAATCTCCCCGGGTACCGGGCCGGACGAGTTCTCCGGCGTGCCGGTCATGCGGTTCTGCATCCACACCGACGGCGTCTGCGACGCCACATCCCTGGACTCTGTACCCGGCGTCTTCGCCCAGCACCCGCACTACTGGCAGGACGGCAACATCATGACCCAGACCCTCAGCCATGACGGTGGCGACGGGATCACCTGGTACCCCGCCACCTGA
- a CDS encoding WD40 repeat domain-containing serine/threonine protein kinase has translation MSQRVIGGRFRLTAELGSGAFGRVWSAFDEKLCVEVAIKQVRIDSAASSTERAAAVTQAENEARSAARLREHPNIVAVYDVVTEAGSPWLVMRLVRGKTLVQVIAQGRLDPREAGKVAAGVLAALSAAHGAGIVHRDVKPANIMLAGDGTVLLTDFGIAKQHTNTTQAVLMGTLPYMSPERLNGKDLPAGDLFALGATIYEMTEGTSPFARATPTAIMSAVATEQPAPPSHAGPVAPLILALLEKDPAKRPSATAAQALVPGQSPGSTVQATIPVPASPGSDTLPTAEQWPHDPRRVGRRGVIAAGVAVAAVAAVPAAVALWPSGKATSNAGGGHPTAAPTRPQPLVNWQGPVTMSDRGSGTPKAVAFSPSGTLAAGADSDGTVWLWDTTTWSTTKSFVHHAVDPFSNLTLDLVVKFDSAFGAALCPAFSPDGSVVAVGNGDGTTSLWNIANGAETVLPYVDPVEWNYSNSWVAFAPNGRILATTYDAPAVRLWNLTTRTSLATLNTGDTSWIGQMAFSPTGGILATASGNGNPGNTVTDGRLQIWDTSSYTLIATLSDTNSLGPQPLAFSPDGKTLANLRSDGKVTLWDVASRTPTSTLAGSGSGVTSIAYSSRGVLAGGIADGTVTLWDAASGKSLSVLATGTNDTVSYVAFSPNGNIIMVGTTNAIAVWKSTA, from the coding sequence ATGTCGCAGCGGGTGATCGGGGGTCGGTTCCGGCTGACGGCCGAGCTCGGCTCGGGCGCGTTCGGCCGCGTCTGGAGCGCCTTCGACGAGAAACTGTGCGTCGAGGTGGCCATCAAACAAGTCCGGATCGACTCGGCGGCTTCCAGCACTGAGCGCGCCGCGGCGGTGACGCAGGCAGAGAACGAGGCGCGTAGCGCCGCGAGGCTGCGCGAGCATCCCAACATAGTGGCGGTCTACGACGTCGTGACCGAGGCCGGTTCGCCGTGGCTGGTGATGCGGCTGGTTAGGGGCAAGACGCTGGTGCAGGTGATCGCCCAAGGCCGGCTGGACCCGCGCGAAGCCGGGAAGGTCGCCGCAGGCGTGCTCGCGGCCTTGAGCGCGGCGCACGGGGCCGGGATCGTGCACCGCGACGTCAAGCCTGCGAACATCATGCTCGCTGGTGACGGTACCGTGCTGCTGACCGACTTCGGCATCGCTAAGCAGCACACGAACACCACGCAGGCGGTCTTGATGGGCACGCTGCCGTACATGTCTCCCGAGCGCCTGAACGGCAAGGACCTCCCGGCCGGAGACCTGTTCGCCCTGGGCGCGACGATCTACGAGATGACCGAGGGCACTTCGCCCTTCGCCCGGGCGACGCCCACGGCGATCATGTCGGCCGTGGCGACGGAGCAGCCCGCCCCGCCCAGCCACGCCGGTCCGGTGGCACCGCTGATCCTCGCGCTGCTTGAGAAGGACCCTGCGAAGCGGCCGAGCGCGACGGCGGCACAGGCCTTAGTACCAGGCCAGAGTCCAGGCTCGACGGTCCAGGCGACGATTCCGGTGCCGGCCTCGCCCGGTTCGGATACCTTGCCAACTGCCGAGCAGTGGCCTCACGATCCGCGGCGCGTCGGTCGGCGCGGAGTCATCGCGGCCGGGGTCGCGGTCGCCGCAGTCGCGGCGGTACCTGCGGCCGTTGCGTTGTGGCCGTCCGGGAAGGCCACCTCGAATGCCGGAGGCGGACATCCAACCGCGGCGCCGACCAGGCCCCAGCCTCTCGTGAACTGGCAGGGGCCCGTGACTATGTCCGACCGAGGCAGCGGAACGCCCAAAGCTGTAGCCTTCAGCCCCTCCGGTACTCTGGCGGCCGGTGCCGACAGCGACGGCACGGTCTGGCTCTGGGACACAACGACTTGGTCGACGACCAAGAGCTTCGTCCACCATGCCGTCGATCCGTTCTCGAATTTGACCCTGGACCTGGTTGTGAAGTTCGACTCCGCCTTCGGCGCGGCGCTGTGCCCGGCGTTCAGCCCGGACGGCTCCGTTGTCGCGGTAGGCAACGGCGACGGGACGACGAGCCTGTGGAACATCGCGAACGGAGCCGAGACCGTCCTGCCATACGTCGACCCTGTCGAATGGAACTACTCAAACAGCTGGGTGGCCTTCGCCCCCAACGGCCGGATACTCGCGACCACCTACGACGCACCGGCCGTCAGGCTTTGGAACCTGACGACCCGTACCAGCCTTGCCACCCTGAACACCGGTGACACCAGCTGGATCGGCCAGATGGCGTTCAGCCCCACCGGCGGAATCTTGGCCACCGCCAGCGGTAACGGCAACCCGGGCAACACCGTCACCGACGGACGGCTGCAAATCTGGGACACGTCGTCATACACCCTGATCGCCACCCTTTCCGACACCAACTCCCTCGGCCCACAACCTTTGGCCTTCAGCCCAGACGGCAAGACACTGGCGAACCTGCGCAGCGACGGCAAAGTCACGCTCTGGGACGTCGCATCACGGACGCCGACGTCGACGCTTGCGGGGTCGGGCTCCGGCGTGACATCGATCGCGTACAGCTCCCGCGGAGTCCTGGCCGGCGGCATCGCCGACGGCACCGTCACCCTGTGGGACGCTGCATCAGGCAAGAGCCTCAGCGTCCTCGCCACCGGAACCAATGACACCGTCAGCTACGTCGCCTTCAGCCCGAACGGCAATATCATCATGGTCGGCACCACCAACGCGATCGCCGTTTGGAAGTCGACGGCCTGA
- a CDS encoding integrase core domain-containing protein, with translation MPKTLRGHRIVTPGTLLRWHRRLVANKWRQPKAPGRPPINDALVQLILTLARENRSWGVVRIQGELRRLGHRVAAATIRKILRAHRIPPPKHRDDSWHTFLRAQADTLLATDLFHVDCALTLTRLYVAFVIEHSTRRIHLLGITRYPTAAWATQLARDFTADLEAAGHRFTHLIRDRDAKFSDAFDAVFSAIGITAIMTAPQAPKMNAIAERFVGTVRRECTDRILIANERHLRVVLDQYVAHYNAGRSHQGHGMGLRAPDDDPNVIPFPALADRIRRKRVLGGLINEYRKKAA, from the coding sequence CTGCCCAAGACGCTTCGCGGCCACCGGATCGTCACCCCGGGCACGCTGCTGCGCTGGCATCGGCGGTTGGTAGCGAACAAGTGGCGCCAACCGAAGGCGCCGGGCCGGCCACCGATCAACGACGCACTCGTCCAGCTGATCCTCACCCTGGCTCGGGAGAACCGCAGCTGGGGCGTGGTACGTATTCAAGGCGAGTTGCGCCGACTCGGACACCGCGTGGCCGCGGCCACGATCCGCAAGATCCTGCGCGCCCACCGGATCCCGCCACCAAAACACCGCGACGACTCCTGGCACACGTTCCTGCGCGCTCAGGCCGACACCCTCCTGGCCACAGACTTGTTCCACGTCGACTGCGCGCTCACCCTCACCAGGCTCTACGTCGCGTTCGTCATCGAGCACTCCACGCGCCGGATCCACCTGCTCGGCATCACCCGGTACCCAACCGCCGCCTGGGCCACCCAGCTGGCCCGGGACTTCACCGCCGATCTCGAAGCCGCCGGACACCGATTCACCCATCTCATCCGAGATCGCGACGCGAAGTTCAGCGACGCCTTCGACGCGGTGTTTAGCGCCATCGGAATCACCGCGATCATGACCGCGCCGCAAGCGCCGAAGATGAACGCCATCGCCGAACGGTTCGTCGGCACCGTTCGCCGTGAGTGCACCGACCGCATCCTCATCGCCAACGAACGCCATCTGCGCGTCGTCTTGGACCAGTACGTCGCGCACTACAACGCCGGCCGCAGCCACCAAGGCCACGGAATGGGCCTGCGCGCCCCGGACGACGACCCGAACGTGATCCCGTTCCCCGCGCTGGCCGACCGGATCCGCCGCAAACGTGTCCTCGGCGGGCTTATCAACGAATACAGGAAAAAAGCCGCATAA